The Streptomyces sp. CC0208 genome window below encodes:
- a CDS encoding large ATP-binding protein has product MVPVYRYAVSYAHGRDEAWVARFLDELRRRLDAADGPRFRRLVPPAAPTGGRDEGSYGVGTADIVLALCSPAYFNEGPAQRDWAVLALRRSLGQARTGVAPQLALPLVWEPVDRRLPEPVAAADVLSAGRPAEYRSLGLALLTMQAARHRAAWDRVLDAIVARMTAMATAGAAAPELDDRLAAEAPDALSADDAAFTERFRQEVTPVLPALPVARTVSVLRGSGDTPGTAPDGGDPHPDQALAVAVAVAVAPTVPLSAELLPELGRRILLVAPPGAGHTTELARLVRRALDDWTPGRPGAGHASDDATPGQPGAGHTPDHETPAQPGAEHTPDHAPPGQPDAAQPPADRAPGHPSRAVPGSAGAGWAPWGCRIPFVLSARSGALPRLDGMVPTLAPLAAAQEPAGWAARQLRSGRAFLAVDDLDAVPEGNRAAVWEWLLHLLETHPRAPCVIATNGTGVPWSRLGDDFRVVGLRPLAPDDTRALLNASAASPGDRQALDVLLPRFDTDPLLVGVADRPAAAAALLRAAGSVGRPERVPRHRLLRAAVSAVWRRPREETTAPPVPGLAANQVPDSVLRAASGRLAVAALGLDCSRIPLRTALSALREPGISHSASSERLLAALADRAGVVFRPGPDTVAFPNPEVRTFLAAHHLAHTPGTDTDELLRAHPSAELGELLRQLRAVEAGTGTVRSVLAAPGGPPRRLSAGSPPPRPAVRRADVRSSAELRALLRAGTAVPELRCSGTVDGLAEALPRLPGLRSLVLSDDPSLVALPELAGCRSLRSLRLLRCPNLRDLTALESSAVMFLDIDPWPNLPVPDDLRRTRWLSRVDLVTGGPRPRQGAVPAQLGAVFPEIRIRRRLHG; this is encoded by the coding sequence ATGGTGCCGGTGTACCGCTATGCCGTCAGCTATGCGCACGGCAGGGACGAGGCCTGGGTCGCGAGATTCCTGGACGAGCTGAGACGGCGTCTGGACGCGGCGGACGGGCCGCGGTTCCGTCGCCTCGTGCCACCGGCCGCCCCGACCGGCGGACGGGACGAGGGGTCGTACGGCGTCGGGACGGCGGACATCGTGCTGGCCCTGTGCAGTCCGGCGTACTTCAACGAGGGTCCGGCCCAGCGGGACTGGGCGGTCCTGGCGCTGCGCCGGAGTCTGGGGCAGGCCCGGACCGGCGTCGCCCCACAGCTCGCCCTGCCCCTGGTCTGGGAGCCGGTCGACCGGCGGCTGCCGGAGCCGGTCGCGGCGGCCGACGTCCTCTCGGCGGGCCGGCCGGCCGAGTACCGCTCGCTGGGGCTGGCGCTGCTGACCATGCAGGCCGCGCGGCACCGCGCGGCGTGGGACCGGGTGCTCGACGCGATCGTGGCCCGCATGACCGCGATGGCCACGGCCGGCGCGGCGGCACCCGAGCTGGACGACCGGTTGGCCGCGGAGGCCCCCGACGCGCTGTCGGCCGACGACGCGGCCTTCACCGAGCGGTTCCGCCAGGAGGTGACCCCGGTCCTGCCCGCCCTGCCGGTCGCCCGCACCGTGAGCGTCCTACGCGGCTCCGGGGACACCCCCGGTACGGCGCCGGACGGAGGCGACCCGCACCCGGACCAGGCCCTGGCCGTGGCCGTGGCCGTGGCCGTGGCACCGACCGTGCCACTGTCCGCCGAGCTGCTGCCGGAACTGGGCCGACGGATCCTCCTCGTCGCCCCTCCTGGAGCCGGCCACACCACCGAACTCGCACGCCTCGTCCGCCGGGCACTGGACGACTGGACGCCGGGGCGCCCGGGGGCCGGGCACGCGTCGGACGATGCGACACCCGGGCAACCGGGGGCCGGGCACACCCCGGACCACGAGACACCCGCACAACCAGGAGCCGAGCACACCCCGGACCACGCGCCACCCGGGCAGCCCGACGCGGCGCAGCCGCCCGCCGACAGGGCGCCGGGTCACCCGAGCCGTGCGGTGCCGGGGTCGGCCGGGGCGGGGTGGGCGCCCTGGGGGTGCCGGATACCGTTCGTGCTGTCGGCGCGGTCGGGGGCGTTGCCCCGGCTGGACGGGATGGTGCCGACGCTCGCTCCGCTCGCGGCCGCGCAGGAGCCAGCCGGCTGGGCCGCCCGCCAACTGCGGTCCGGGCGGGCCTTCCTGGCCGTCGACGACCTGGACGCGGTACCCGAGGGCAACCGGGCCGCCGTATGGGAGTGGCTGCTGCATCTGCTGGAGACCCACCCCCGGGCGCCCTGCGTCATCGCCACGAACGGCACCGGCGTGCCGTGGTCCCGGCTCGGGGACGACTTCCGGGTCGTGGGCCTCAGGCCCCTGGCCCCGGATGACACCCGCGCTCTCCTGAACGCCAGCGCGGCGTCCCCCGGGGATCGGCAGGCCCTCGACGTGCTGCTGCCGAGGTTCGACACCGATCCCCTGCTCGTCGGTGTCGCCGACCGCCCGGCCGCCGCCGCGGCGCTGCTGCGGGCGGCCGGCTCCGTCGGCCGGCCGGAACGGGTCCCCCGGCACCGGCTGTTGCGCGCCGCCGTCTCCGCGGTGTGGCGCAGACCCCGCGAGGAGACAACCGCCCCTCCCGTGCCCGGCCTCGCCGCGAACCAGGTACCCGACAGCGTGCTGCGGGCGGCCTCCGGTCGGCTGGCCGTCGCCGCCCTGGGACTGGACTGCTCCCGCATCCCGCTGCGGACCGCGCTGAGCGCCCTGCGGGAGCCCGGCATCTCCCACTCCGCCTCGTCCGAGCGGCTGCTGGCCGCGCTCGCGGACCGCGCGGGCGTGGTGTTCCGACCCGGACCCGACACCGTGGCCTTCCCGAACCCCGAGGTCAGGACTTTCCTCGCGGCACACCACCTGGCGCACACGCCCGGCACCGACACCGACGAGCTGCTCCGCGCTCACCCGTCCGCCGAACTCGGCGAGCTGCTACGCCAGTTGCGGGCCGTCGAGGCCGGCACCGGCACCGTCCGCAGCGTGCTGGCGGCGCCGGGAGGCCCGCCGCGGCGGCTGTCGGCCGGCAGCCCGCCGCCGCGTCCCGCCGTACGGCGCGCGGACGTACGGTCGTCCGCCGAGCTGCGGGCCCTGCTCCGGGCCGGTACCGCCGTACCCGAACTGCGCTGCTCCGGAACGGTGGACGGGCTGGCCGAGGCACTGCCCCGACTGCCTGGGCTGCGCTCGCTGGTCCTCTCGGACGACCCCTCGCTCGTCGCCCTGCCCGAGCTGGCCGGATGCCGCTCACTGAGGTCGCTCCGGCTGCTGCGCTGCCCGAACCTGCGGGACCTGACGGCGCTGGAGTCCTCGGCGGTCATGTTCCTCGACATCGACCCGTGGCCGAACCTGCCCGTACCGGACGACCTGCGCCGCACGCGCTGGCTGAGCCGCGTGGACCTGGTGACCGGCGGCCCGCGACCCCGGCAGGGCGCCGTGCCGGCCCAGCTCGGCGCGGTGTTCCCGGAGATCCGGATACGGCGCCGGCTGCACGGCTGA
- a CDS encoding lipid-transfer protein: MSTRARDRLGGLAAIAGIGATEFSKDSGRSELRLAAEAVRAALDDAGLTAADVDGMVTFTMDTSPEITVAQACGIGELSFFSRVHYGGGAACATVQQAALAIAAGVAEVVVCYRAFNERSGRRFGSGVQHREPSAEGAALGWSLPFGLLTPASWVAMAAQRYLHTHGLTPEAFGQVAVTGRGHAATNPAAWFHGRPITLADHAASRWIVEPLRLLDCCQETDGGQAIVVTSLARARDLPHRPAVVAAAAQGAGRAQEQMTSFYRDDLTGLPEMNVVARQLWRTSGLTPEDIDVAILYDHFTPFVLMQLEEFGFCARGEAADFVRRAALPLNTHGGQLGEAYLHGMNGIAEAVRQLRGTAVNQVPEAGRVLVTAGTGVPTSGLVLTVEG; this comes from the coding sequence ATGAGCACGCGCGCGCGTGACCGGCTCGGCGGCCTGGCCGCGATCGCCGGCATCGGGGCCACGGAGTTCTCCAAGGACTCCGGCCGCAGTGAACTGCGCCTGGCCGCCGAGGCGGTCCGTGCGGCGCTCGACGACGCGGGGCTGACGGCGGCCGACGTGGACGGCATGGTCACGTTCACCATGGACACCAGCCCGGAGATCACCGTCGCCCAGGCCTGCGGGATCGGCGAGCTGTCCTTCTTCTCCCGCGTCCACTACGGCGGCGGCGCGGCCTGCGCGACCGTCCAGCAGGCGGCGCTCGCGATCGCCGCGGGGGTGGCCGAGGTCGTGGTCTGCTACCGCGCCTTCAACGAACGTTCCGGCCGCCGCTTCGGCTCCGGCGTCCAGCACCGCGAGCCCTCCGCGGAGGGGGCCGCCCTCGGCTGGTCCCTCCCCTTCGGGCTGCTCACCCCGGCTTCCTGGGTGGCGATGGCCGCCCAGCGCTATCTGCACACCCACGGGCTCACCCCGGAGGCCTTCGGGCAGGTGGCGGTGACCGGCCGCGGGCACGCGGCCACCAATCCGGCCGCCTGGTTCCACGGCCGCCCCATCACCCTCGCCGACCACGCGGCCTCCCGCTGGATCGTCGAGCCGCTCAGGCTCCTGGACTGCTGCCAGGAGACCGACGGCGGCCAGGCGATCGTCGTCACCTCCCTCGCACGCGCGCGTGACCTCCCCCACCGGCCCGCCGTCGTCGCGGCGGCCGCCCAGGGTGCGGGCCGTGCCCAGGAACAGATGACCAGCTTCTACCGCGACGACCTCACCGGCCTCCCCGAGATGAACGTCGTGGCCCGCCAGCTGTGGCGGACCTCGGGCCTGACCCCCGAGGACATCGACGTGGCGATCCTGTACGACCACTTCACCCCGTTCGTCCTGATGCAGCTGGAGGAGTTCGGCTTCTGCGCCCGGGGTGAGGCCGCCGACTTCGTACGCCGGGCCGCGCTCCCGCTCAACACCCACGGCGGCCAGCTGGGCGAGGCCTACCTCCACGGGATGAACGGCATCGCGGAAGCCGTACGGCAACTGCGGGGGACGGCTGTGAACCAGGTACCGGAGGCGGGACGCGTACTGGTGACGGCGGGGACGGGGGTGCCCACGTCCGGGCTGGTGCTCACCGTGGAGGGGTAA
- a CDS encoding bifunctional DNA primase/polymerase — protein sequence MATTDRQATTLALAHALSAAERGLAVIPLSLTKLPALRSPHRDDDSLATPCHGECGAFGHGVYDASTDPVRIRELFAAAPWATGYGIACGLPPHHLIGVDLDTKSGTDSSAALRELALRHLFTIPDTVVVLTPSGGRHLWLTGPPDAAVPNSAGRLAPGIDIRGAGGYLVGPGSRTDHGTYTTAPGTAHLAPAACPPALLRLLLPPPRPTHPATHPSAGDQGQGLVQFVLAAHEGQRNTRLFWAACRAYENGIGPALVAPLVDAALNAGLTEREARATIASAARMTGHRP from the coding sequence ATGGCCACCACCGACCGGCAGGCCACGACGCTGGCCCTCGCACACGCCCTGTCAGCCGCCGAGCGCGGGCTGGCCGTCATCCCCCTGTCCCTCACCAAGCTCCCCGCCCTGCGCTCCCCCCACCGCGACGACGACTCCCTGGCCACCCCCTGCCACGGCGAGTGCGGCGCGTTCGGCCACGGGGTCTACGACGCCTCGACCGACCCCGTCCGCATCCGCGAGCTCTTCGCGGCGGCCCCCTGGGCCACGGGCTACGGCATCGCGTGCGGCCTGCCGCCCCACCACCTGATCGGCGTCGACCTGGACACCAAGTCGGGCACGGACTCCTCGGCGGCCCTGCGCGAACTGGCCCTGCGCCACCTCTTCACGATCCCCGACACGGTCGTCGTCCTGACCCCGAGCGGCGGCCGCCACCTCTGGCTGACCGGCCCGCCCGACGCCGCCGTCCCCAACTCGGCCGGCCGCCTCGCGCCCGGCATCGACATCCGCGGCGCCGGCGGCTACCTCGTCGGCCCCGGCTCCCGCACCGACCACGGCACCTACACGACAGCCCCCGGTACCGCCCATCTCGCCCCCGCGGCCTGTCCACCGGCCCTGCTGCGCCTGCTCCTGCCCCCGCCACGCCCCACCCACCCCGCGACCCATCCCTCGGCCGGCGACCAGGGCCAGGGTCTGGTCCAGTTCGTCCTCGCCGCCCACGAGGGCCAGCGCAACACCCGCCTCTTCTGGGCCGCCTGCCGCGCCTACGAGAACGGCATCGGCCCGGCGCTGGTCGCACCCTTGGTGGACGCGGCCCTCAACGCGGGCCTCACGGAACGGGAGGCACGCGCGACGATCGCTTCGGCGGCTCGGATGACGGGGCATCGGCCGTGA
- a CDS encoding bifunctional MaoC family dehydratase N-terminal/OB-fold nucleic acid binding domain-containing protein, with protein MADDPDTLPAPPEARDPDTPAHPAPDSPPRLKSYEGHPAAVSAPGKDPVNLPMIRHWCEALGDANPAYTGPEAIAPPTMLQAWTMGGLAGHAGRTSSYDELLALLDESGCTSVVATDCEQEYLQPLRPGDEITFDMVIESVSDRKTTRLGTGHFVTTRTDVRVGETLVGTHRFRILKYAPAQQKKTPPSPRRPRPVVNRDNAGFWEGVEQHRLLIQRCTACAALRFPWLPGCAHCGGPDWDTVEASGEGTVYSYVVMHHPPFPAFDPPYAVVLVELAEGVRIISNVVGTPYDKVRIGMPVRLVFQAYDGDLTLPVFRAAEEATVTEEATVTEEAAVTEEAAVTEEAAVAEEAAV; from the coding sequence ATGGCCGACGATCCGGACACCCTGCCCGCCCCGCCGGAGGCCCGCGATCCCGACACCCCGGCGCACCCGGCACCCGACTCGCCGCCCCGCCTCAAGTCCTACGAAGGACACCCCGCCGCCGTCTCCGCCCCCGGCAAGGACCCCGTCAACCTGCCCATGATCCGCCACTGGTGCGAAGCCCTGGGCGACGCCAACCCGGCCTACACCGGCCCGGAGGCCATCGCCCCGCCCACCATGCTCCAGGCCTGGACGATGGGCGGCCTGGCCGGACACGCGGGCAGGACGTCGTCGTACGACGAACTCCTCGCCCTGCTCGACGAATCGGGCTGCACCTCGGTCGTCGCCACCGACTGCGAGCAGGAGTATCTCCAGCCGCTGCGCCCCGGCGACGAGATCACCTTCGACATGGTCATCGAGTCGGTCTCCGACCGCAAGACCACCAGGCTCGGCACCGGCCACTTCGTCACGACCCGTACCGACGTCCGCGTGGGCGAAACCCTCGTCGGCACCCATCGCTTCCGCATCCTCAAGTACGCACCCGCACAACAAAAGAAGACCCCGCCCTCACCCCGCCGCCCCCGCCCCGTCGTCAACCGCGACAACGCCGGCTTCTGGGAGGGCGTCGAGCAGCACCGACTGCTCATCCAGCGCTGCACCGCCTGCGCCGCCCTCCGCTTCCCGTGGCTGCCGGGCTGCGCGCACTGCGGAGGTCCCGACTGGGACACGGTCGAGGCGAGCGGAGAGGGCACCGTCTACTCGTACGTCGTCATGCACCACCCGCCCTTCCCGGCCTTCGACCCTCCCTACGCCGTCGTACTCGTCGAGCTCGCGGAGGGTGTGCGGATCATCAGCAACGTGGTCGGGACGCCGTACGACAAGGTGCGGATCGGGATGCCGGTGCGGCTCGTCTTCCAGGCGTACGACGGTGATCTCACCCTTCCCGTCTTCCGAGCCGCCGAGGAGGCCACCGTCACCGAGGAGGCCACCGTCACCGAGGAGGCCGCCGTCACCGAGGAGGCCGCCGTCACCGAGGAGGCCGCCGTCGCAGAGGAGGCCGCCGTATGA
- a CDS encoding MaoC family dehydratase, translating into MKTGDELPPLEIPITRTLIVAGAIASRDYQDVHHDPELARQKGSPDIFMNILTTNGLVGRYITDHFGPRTVLRKVAIRLGAPNYPGDTMVLTGTVEALEGATATVRIVGTNRIGHHVTGTVTFSIRDAE; encoded by the coding sequence ATGAAAACGGGCGACGAGCTGCCACCCCTCGAGATACCGATCACCCGCACGCTGATCGTCGCGGGTGCGATCGCCTCCCGGGACTACCAGGACGTGCACCACGACCCGGAACTGGCCCGGCAGAAGGGCTCCCCGGACATCTTCATGAACATCCTCACCACGAACGGCCTGGTCGGCCGCTACATCACCGACCACTTCGGACCACGGACCGTGCTCAGAAAGGTGGCCATCAGGCTGGGGGCGCCCAACTACCCGGGGGACACCATGGTGTTGACCGGAACCGTGGAAGCTCTCGAAGGCGCCACCGCGACCGTCCGGATCGTGGGGACCAACCGCATCGGCCACCACGTGACGGGGACGGTCACCTTCTCGATCAGGGACGCCGAATGA
- a CDS encoding SigE family RNA polymerase sigma factor — protein MTTPVCTSASKAAVPATQTLAYPSFASYVKARQPVLLRTARSLTANPSDAEDLLQTALTKTYVAWERIEDHRALDGYVRRALLNTRTSQWRKRKVDEFATDEIPEPEPVPGDDDPAEQQALHDAMWRAIMKLPARQRAMVVLRYYEDLSEVQTAEVLGVSVGTVKSAVSRALGKLREDPELVLAR, from the coding sequence ATGACCACACCCGTCTGCACCAGCGCTTCGAAGGCCGCCGTACCGGCGACGCAGACCCTCGCGTACCCCTCGTTCGCCTCGTACGTGAAGGCCCGCCAGCCGGTGCTGCTGCGTACCGCCCGGTCGCTGACCGCGAACCCGAGCGACGCGGAGGACCTGCTGCAGACCGCCCTGACCAAGACCTACGTCGCCTGGGAGCGCATCGAGGACCACCGGGCCCTCGACGGCTATGTGCGCCGAGCCCTGCTGAACACGCGCACCTCGCAGTGGCGCAAGCGCAAGGTCGACGAGTTCGCGACCGACGAGATCCCCGAGCCCGAACCGGTGCCCGGCGACGACGACCCCGCCGAGCAGCAGGCGCTGCACGACGCGATGTGGCGGGCGATCATGAAGCTGCCGGCCCGGCAGCGGGCGATGGTCGTCCTCAGGTACTACGAGGACCTCAGCGAGGTGCAGACGGCCGAGGTGCTCGGCGTCTCCGTCGGGACCGTGAAGTCGGCGGTGTCGCGGGCGCTGGGCAAACTCCGCGAGGACCCGGAGCTTGTGCTGGCCCGCTAG
- a CDS encoding AAC(3) family N-acetyltransferase: MTVRAAPPVGPSGSLGPEELAFQLRALGIRPGDTVLVHASLSAVGWVRGGAGAVVDALLDALGADGTLVVYTQTPDNSDPSRWAVTRGSAVPPSQWPRLRATLPAFDPGRTPSYGVGVLPEEVRTRPGALRSGHPQSSFAALGPGAARITAGHDLNCHLGEESPLARLEEADARVLLLGVGYSVCTAFHLAEYRVPGRRSREYGCAVADGSGRRWHRYRDVDFDASDFPALGDAYESLPERPVACGPVGAADCRLFDLAPAVAYAAKWLVEHRSRWSPGE; the protein is encoded by the coding sequence TTGACCGTCCGTGCCGCCCCTCCCGTCGGCCCGTCCGGCTCCCTCGGTCCCGAAGAACTGGCCTTCCAGCTGAGGGCGTTGGGCATCCGGCCCGGCGACACCGTGCTGGTGCACGCGTCCCTGAGCGCTGTCGGGTGGGTGCGCGGTGGTGCCGGGGCGGTCGTCGACGCGCTCCTGGACGCGCTCGGTGCGGACGGCACGCTCGTGGTCTATACCCAGACCCCCGACAACTCCGACCCGTCCCGCTGGGCGGTCACCCGGGGGTCCGCCGTGCCGCCGTCGCAGTGGCCGCGGCTGCGGGCCACCCTGCCCGCGTTCGATCCGGGGCGGACCCCGAGCTACGGGGTCGGCGTCCTGCCGGAGGAGGTCCGCACCCGGCCCGGCGCACTGCGCAGCGGCCATCCGCAGAGTTCGTTCGCCGCCCTGGGGCCGGGCGCCGCGCGGATCACCGCCGGACACGACCTGAACTGCCACCTCGGCGAGGAATCCCCCCTCGCCCGGCTGGAGGAAGCCGACGCCCGCGTCCTGCTGCTGGGCGTCGGCTACTCCGTCTGCACGGCCTTCCACCTGGCCGAGTACCGCGTGCCGGGCCGGCGCAGCCGGGAGTACGGCTGTGCGGTAGCCGACGGTTCGGGAAGGCGCTGGCACCGTTACCGCGACGTGGACTTCGACGCGTCGGACTTCCCGGCGCTGGGCGACGCATACGAGTCATTGCCCGAACGTCCGGTGGCCTGTGGCCCGGTGGGTGCGGCCGACTGCCGTCTGTTCGACCTGGCTCCGGCGGTGGCGTACGCGGCGAAGTGGTTGGTCGAACACCGGTCGAGGTGGAGCCCGGGCGAGTAG